The following coding sequences are from one Granulicella sp. L56 window:
- a CDS encoding glycoside hydrolase family 9 protein — protein sequence MKRREALRYLGAGVTVLHPGVRALAELGGRSEEAAKSGGIFLNQLGYSSSGAKQATVCLSDMSRREFQICSVAHDAVAFRGRLGQPVSDAASGDRASVADFSALRTEGIYQLQVGDLRSDPFPIAMQPYAAALQKAMRGFYGQRCGCAVDLGGGYKHPVCHVAGAYHATSGKSGSIANHGGWHDAGDYGRYVVNSGISTGTLLWAWELYPQALRRLSLDIPESGGKLPDYLAEVRWNLEWMLSLQDADGGVWHKQTSEHFCDFIMPQDDSLTSYVIGTGEAPYKSTCATADLAAVLAIAARCYGPYDAAFTQRCLTAARRGWAWAVAHPNVTFTNPPSVSTGGYGDEHCGDEILWASAELWRTTGEPQYEKAFLSAMPANGVTLTITEPDWSNVASMAYWTYALAERHGDAGVKGRIREATLRTAGVLIERSRKNGYGNTLALQDYVWGSNAVAGNQSLLLWIADHLHADQVVRDTALNNLHYIVGRNCFGVSWVTQLGVRPFEHPHHRPSAADGITAPWPGLLSGGPNAGGGDAVANQMKKQPPMRMWIDDQRAYSLNEIAINWNAPLVFLLAAANA from the coding sequence ATGAAACGTAGAGAGGCATTGCGATATCTGGGCGCTGGTGTGACGGTGCTTCATCCCGGAGTCCGAGCGTTGGCGGAACTGGGAGGTCGTTCTGAGGAAGCTGCGAAGAGCGGCGGTATTTTTTTGAATCAGCTTGGCTATTCTTCCTCCGGCGCGAAGCAGGCTACGGTCTGCTTGTCAGATATGAGCCGGCGTGAATTTCAGATTTGCTCTGTCGCTCATGATGCCGTGGCCTTCAGGGGCCGATTGGGGCAGCCTGTCAGCGATGCGGCATCGGGTGATCGGGCGAGCGTGGCCGACTTCTCCGCATTACGGACGGAAGGCATATATCAGCTTCAGGTTGGTGATCTCCGCAGCGATCCGTTTCCGATTGCAATGCAACCGTATGCTGCAGCTTTACAGAAGGCCATGCGTGGGTTCTACGGACAACGTTGCGGCTGTGCTGTCGATCTTGGCGGAGGCTATAAGCACCCAGTATGTCACGTTGCGGGAGCTTATCATGCGACCTCGGGGAAGAGTGGTTCGATAGCAAACCATGGCGGATGGCACGACGCTGGTGACTATGGCCGCTATGTGGTGAACTCAGGAATCTCGACCGGCACATTGCTTTGGGCGTGGGAGCTTTATCCGCAGGCGTTGCGGCGTCTCTCGTTGGATATCCCTGAGAGCGGCGGCAAACTGCCGGACTATCTTGCCGAGGTGCGCTGGAACCTGGAATGGATGCTTTCCTTGCAGGACGCCGACGGCGGCGTCTGGCATAAGCAGACGAGCGAACATTTCTGCGACTTCATCATGCCGCAGGATGATTCGTTGACCAGCTATGTCATCGGCACGGGAGAGGCACCGTACAAGAGCACATGCGCGACCGCGGACCTTGCCGCTGTCTTGGCGATTGCGGCGCGCTGCTACGGCCCTTATGACGCTGCGTTTACGCAACGGTGTCTCACAGCGGCGCGTCGGGGCTGGGCGTGGGCGGTGGCGCATCCCAATGTGACCTTTACTAACCCGCCGTCGGTCTCGACCGGAGGGTATGGAGATGAACATTGTGGCGATGAGATTCTGTGGGCTTCGGCGGAGCTGTGGCGTACGACCGGAGAGCCGCAGTATGAGAAGGCTTTTCTCTCCGCAATGCCTGCGAATGGCGTCACGCTGACGATCACGGAACCGGATTGGAGCAACGTAGCTTCGATGGCTTACTGGACGTATGCGCTGGCGGAACGGCACGGCGATGCTGGCGTGAAAGGACGCATTCGCGAGGCGACGCTGCGTACGGCTGGCGTGCTGATCGAGCGCAGCCGGAAGAACGGCTACGGCAACACGCTCGCGTTGCAGGATTATGTGTGGGGATCGAATGCCGTGGCTGGCAATCAGTCGCTGCTGTTGTGGATTGCAGATCATCTTCACGCTGATCAAGTGGTGCGAGATACGGCGCTGAACAACCTGCACTATATCGTTGGGCGCAACTGCTTTGGGGTGTCGTGGGTGACGCAGCTGGGTGTGCGTCCGTTTGAGCATCCCCATCATCGGCCCAGCGCGGCCGATGGAATTACTGCTCCCTGGCCGGGTTTGCTCTCGGGTGGACCCAATGCCGGTGGTGGCGACGCTGTGGCGAACCAAATGAAAAAGCAGCCACCGATGCGTATGTGGATTGACGATCAGCGGGCCTATTCGCTCAACGAGATCGCGATCAATTGGAACGCCCCGCTGGTTTTTCTGCTTGCTGCGGCGAATGCGTAG